In the Candidatus Mycosynbacter amalyticus genome, one interval contains:
- a CDS encoding tRNA dihydrouridine synthase has product MVPNFWANLPKPFFVLAPMEAVTDVVFRHVVAEAAAPDVWFTEFTNATGWAAAGDRAIGGRLVKTDDEQPIVAQLWGSVPEAMEKLAAHCVELSYDGIDINMGCPDKSATKSGGGSAMICNPENAAAIIAAAKTSGLPVSVKTRLGYSRIDEWRGWLTHILQQDIVNLTIHLRTKKEMSKVPAHYELIADIKRLRDEIAPQTLLTINGDIRDRTHGEELVTQTGVDGMMIGRGIFHNPYAFERTASSHSRDELLGLLRLQLDLYDKYSSQTGRPYDTLKRFYKIYVRDFEGAAELRDKLMHTKTTQEVRKILANL; this is encoded by the coding sequence ATAGTGCCTAACTTTTGGGCAAATCTACCAAAACCGTTCTTCGTCTTGGCTCCTATGGAAGCCGTGACTGACGTTGTATTTCGCCATGTCGTGGCCGAAGCAGCTGCACCAGATGTATGGTTTACGGAATTTACCAACGCCACTGGTTGGGCGGCCGCAGGGGATCGGGCAATAGGCGGACGACTCGTCAAGACAGATGACGAACAGCCTATTGTCGCTCAGCTATGGGGAAGTGTCCCCGAAGCGATGGAAAAGTTGGCTGCTCACTGCGTGGAGCTTAGCTACGATGGAATCGATATCAATATGGGTTGCCCAGACAAATCCGCCACCAAAAGCGGGGGAGGCTCAGCCATGATCTGCAATCCAGAAAACGCCGCCGCGATCATCGCTGCCGCCAAGACCAGCGGACTCCCAGTGAGCGTCAAGACACGCCTCGGCTACAGTCGTATAGACGAATGGCGAGGGTGGCTGACACACATCCTGCAGCAAGACATCGTCAACCTCACTATCCACCTGCGCACGAAGAAGGAGATGAGCAAAGTACCGGCCCACTACGAACTTATAGCCGATATCAAGCGGCTGCGCGACGAAATCGCCCCGCAGACGCTCCTGACGATCAACGGTGACATCCGTGACCGTACGCATGGCGAAGAGCTCGTAACTCAGACAGGTGTAGACGGCATGATGATCGGGCGAGGTATTTTCCATAATCCCTATGCGTTTGAGCGGACGGCTAGTTCGCACTCCCGCGACGAACTATTAGGCCTCCTGAGGCTACAGCTCGACCTCTACGACAAATACTCCAGCCAGACAGGCCGCCCCTATGACACGCTCAAACGCTTCTATAAAATCTACGTGCGCGACTTCGAAGGTGCTGCCGAGCTGCGTGACAAACTGATGCATACAAAGACCACCCAAGAAGTACGTAAAATCCTCGCAAATCTCTAA
- a CDS encoding ATP-dependent helicase, with product MDFDARYKNLNAAQKQAVDTIDGPVMVVAGPGTGKTELLSMRAANILRKTDELPENILCLTFTESGSVAMQKRLTSIIGRDAYNVSIYTFHAFGTEIMSRYREYFYRGAEFRPADTLSVHRIITSILDTLPYNNPLTSKMNGQYTAIGDIIKAISDLKRASLTDAEFAKLLDATDEALEIASALVADAFTDRISKATRDKLANIIPKIADIGEAMPLDTLQPLSGILASSLQRALDDADAHPKITPPLTAWKREWMTVSADKKPILKATKYQPKLRALSQIYSQYLAIMQAAELIDFDDMIMQVVHAIEVNPELRYELQEKYHYIMVDEFQDTNLAQMRILRNLTNNPIVEDSPNILVVGDDDQAIYGFQGAEVGNIIKFSQLYPTTTQITLRDNYRSVAPVLAAAREVIVQASERLETTIAGLDKTLTPHTETDAAFVEIVELATPDAERGQIAHEIKQLLAGGAAPESIAVIARQHKDLVALLGYLSEKDIPVSYDRRDNVLDDEAVRQLEHIGLIVVALARGDHAEANALLPELLSHPAWRVAPETLWEISVKASNTHQSWLETMRHHEHMHPFWVWLQSCAKESEHMPLERMVDVLLGTTKLETEYVSPLRDYFFPVAEFEQDASRYIMHLENLTAIRARLREHEIDMTSPRLADFLGFIQQNRDTDTHITSLRHVGQDADAVRLLSAHSSKGLEFDHVFIVNATDAMWGEKARGRADTIMYPPNLRLSRNAGNYDERLRLFYVAMTRARYTLRISYARENDSAKEMLQAGFLLDNSIPSRSIDDPHAHSSHLEAATQAWYAPLVSIPTSSMREYLAPLLFRYKLSATHINTFIDVSQGGPQTFLLGNLLRFPQSPSPYANYGTAIHATLQRAHDYLRAHKSPQPEEDIIHEFGKSLERMQFTDEEHALYLQKGGDALRTFLRAKYATFSPEQQAELNFNHQDVWLDDVHLTGKLDVVQFDRDAMTATVTDYKTGGVLTSWDKGADYQKMKAHKYRQQLLFYKLLIEHSREWQRYTMARGVLQFVEPNPAGEIVALELTDIDPSELERFTQLIRGVWRHIQDLSFPDTSAYEQSIEGIHQFEQDLIDGKI from the coding sequence ATGGATTTCGACGCCCGCTACAAAAATCTGAATGCCGCACAGAAACAAGCTGTCGATACGATAGACGGGCCTGTGATGGTGGTGGCAGGGCCGGGTACAGGCAAGACCGAGCTACTCAGTATGCGTGCGGCAAATATACTGCGCAAAACAGATGAGCTGCCAGAAAATATCTTGTGCCTTACGTTTACCGAAAGTGGCTCTGTCGCCATGCAGAAGCGTCTGACGAGCATCATCGGCCGTGACGCCTACAACGTGTCGATTTACACTTTCCATGCGTTCGGTACCGAAATCATGAGTCGCTACCGTGAGTATTTCTACCGCGGTGCAGAGTTTCGCCCGGCCGACACACTCTCTGTGCACCGTATCATCACGAGTATCCTAGATACACTGCCGTACAATAATCCACTCACCAGCAAGATGAATGGACAATATACCGCAATCGGTGACATTATCAAGGCAATTTCCGATCTCAAGCGCGCAAGTCTCACAGACGCCGAATTTGCCAAGCTGCTCGATGCGACAGATGAAGCGCTCGAGATTGCAAGCGCTCTGGTCGCAGATGCGTTTACGGACCGTATCAGCAAAGCAACACGCGATAAACTAGCCAATATCATACCCAAGATAGCCGATATAGGTGAAGCCATGCCGCTCGATACGCTCCAGCCTCTATCAGGAATACTGGCAAGTAGCCTCCAGCGGGCACTAGATGACGCCGACGCACATCCAAAGATTACACCACCTCTCACTGCTTGGAAACGTGAATGGATGACGGTTTCCGCCGACAAAAAGCCGATCCTGAAAGCCACCAAATACCAACCCAAGCTGCGTGCGCTAAGCCAGATTTACAGCCAATATCTAGCTATCATGCAAGCGGCCGAACTGATCGATTTCGACGACATGATCATGCAAGTCGTGCATGCCATAGAAGTAAACCCCGAGCTACGCTACGAGCTCCAAGAAAAATACCATTACATCATGGTCGACGAGTTCCAAGACACCAACTTGGCGCAGATGCGTATCTTGCGCAATCTCACCAACAATCCAATCGTCGAAGATTCGCCGAATATCCTCGTGGTAGGTGACGACGACCAGGCCATCTACGGATTTCAGGGTGCCGAAGTAGGTAACATTATCAAGTTTAGCCAGCTCTACCCAACCACTACGCAGATTACGTTACGCGACAACTACCGTAGTGTTGCACCAGTTCTCGCGGCCGCACGCGAAGTGATCGTGCAGGCCAGTGAGCGACTTGAGACAACGATTGCCGGTCTAGACAAAACACTCACACCACATACCGAGACAGATGCCGCTTTTGTAGAGATAGTTGAGCTGGCCACCCCCGATGCAGAGCGCGGTCAGATCGCACATGAGATCAAACAGCTACTTGCTGGTGGTGCGGCACCAGAATCTATCGCCGTGATCGCACGTCAGCACAAAGATCTCGTGGCATTGCTTGGCTACTTGAGCGAGAAAGACATACCTGTCAGCTATGACAGACGCGACAATGTGCTCGACGATGAAGCAGTGCGTCAGCTCGAACACATCGGACTCATAGTAGTAGCACTTGCGCGCGGCGACCATGCGGAGGCTAATGCGCTGCTACCAGAGCTACTGAGTCACCCTGCTTGGCGAGTAGCTCCAGAGACGCTCTGGGAGATTAGCGTCAAAGCCAGTAACACGCATCAAAGCTGGCTAGAAACCATGCGTCACCACGAACACATGCATCCATTCTGGGTGTGGCTCCAGTCATGCGCCAAAGAGTCGGAGCACATGCCGCTAGAGCGTATGGTTGACGTGCTGCTTGGCACGACTAAACTCGAGACAGAGTATGTGTCGCCACTCCGCGACTACTTCTTCCCGGTTGCAGAGTTCGAGCAAGATGCCTCACGCTATATCATGCACCTAGAAAACCTCACTGCTATCCGCGCACGGCTACGCGAGCATGAGATCGACATGACATCACCGCGTCTGGCAGATTTTCTGGGCTTCATCCAGCAAAACCGCGACACCGATACTCACATCACCAGCTTGCGTCACGTCGGACAAGATGCCGATGCCGTTCGGCTGTTATCTGCGCACAGCTCCAAGGGCCTGGAATTTGACCACGTGTTCATCGTCAACGCCACCGATGCTATGTGGGGTGAAAAAGCCCGGGGACGTGCCGACACCATCATGTATCCACCAAATCTCCGCCTCAGTCGCAATGCCGGCAACTACGACGAACGCCTTCGCTTGTTTTATGTTGCTATGACGCGAGCTCGCTACACACTTCGCATCTCGTATGCGCGCGAAAATGACAGCGCCAAGGAAATGCTCCAGGCCGGATTCCTCCTCGACAATTCAATACCAAGCCGAAGTATCGATGACCCGCACGCGCATAGCTCACATCTCGAAGCTGCCACCCAAGCTTGGTATGCGCCGCTCGTATCTATCCCCACGAGCAGTATGCGCGAGTATTTGGCGCCACTGCTTTTTCGTTACAAACTCAGCGCGACACACATCAATACGTTCATCGATGTCTCGCAGGGCGGTCCTCAGACATTTCTGCTTGGTAATCTTTTGCGCTTTCCGCAAAGTCCAAGCCCGTATGCCAATTACGGCACGGCCATCCACGCCACGCTGCAGCGCGCTCACGACTATCTGCGCGCACATAAATCCCCTCAACCAGAAGAAGACATCATCCATGAGTTTGGTAAATCGCTGGAGCGCATGCAGTTTACCGACGAAGAACACGCACTCTACCTGCAAAAGGGAGGTGATGCGCTGCGGACGTTTTTGCGCGCCAAATACGCTACTTTTTCACCAGAGCAACAAGCGGAACTCAATTTTAACCATCAAGACGTCTGGCTCGACGATGTGCACCTGACCGGCAAGCTTGACGTAGTGCAATTTGACCGCGACGCCATGACCGCTACTGTCACTGATTACAAGACGGGTGGTGTACTAACGAGCTGGGACAAAGGAGCCGATTACCAGAAAATGAAGGCACACAAATACCGCCAGCAGCTGCTGTTTTACAAACTTCTCATCGAACACTCGCGCGAATGGCAGCGCTACACTATGGCGCGCGGTGTCTTGCAGTTCGTAGAGCCAAATCCAGCAGGGGAGATTGTAGCACTAGAGCTTACCGATATAGATCCAAGCGAGCTCGAGCGTTTCACGCAGCTCATTCGCGGTGTCTGGCGCCACATCCAAGATCTTAGCTTTCCCGATACATCGGCATACGAGCAATCGATCGAAGGTATCCACCAGTTTGAGCAAGATCTTATCGACGGCAAGATATAG
- a CDS encoding class I SAM-dependent RNA methyltransferase, protein MTKKTLNSVEITLSHIVGGGQTIGTLDSGKKCLVWGGLPGEKVVVQPTKAKSSYVEGIVTEVLNTSSERVTPRDPDSYLSTSPWQIMDFASEEHYKSALIEEAFELHDIVLPQPITTYSDSVEYEYRNKVEYSFWFDTATEQLSLAFFRRGSHGKIAIEATSLASPAITAVSRQILAVLNAQQIGGRDLKTLLIRSNRAGQTAWQLYVKNEDFDVASLVPALGNLAQSGEIIYSNPKSPASVITKRLYSGSTIVLDDTILDVPFRYATEGFFQINLPVYEQALRDMGEWVPDGKPAVDMYSGVGTIGLTIGGNNVTLVEVNEHAVREMERNIAELDRTDSAKAVLAASEKALDYITSDTTIIVDPPRAGLHEDVIAKLLEAAPDRIIYLSCNPVTQARDIARLAEVYGIRWHQGYNFFPRTPHIEHLVILNKKPQT, encoded by the coding sequence ATGACCAAGAAAACGCTCAACTCCGTAGAAATCACGCTCAGCCATATCGTAGGTGGAGGCCAGACCATTGGCACACTAGACAGTGGCAAGAAATGCCTGGTATGGGGTGGCTTGCCCGGCGAGAAAGTAGTCGTACAACCCACTAAAGCCAAGTCCTCTTATGTAGAGGGAATCGTCACAGAAGTACTCAATACATCCTCGGAGCGTGTCACACCACGCGATCCAGATAGTTACCTGAGCACCAGCCCGTGGCAGATCATGGATTTTGCATCTGAGGAGCACTACAAATCCGCCCTAATCGAAGAAGCATTCGAGCTTCACGATATCGTGCTGCCGCAGCCTATCACCACCTACAGTGACAGCGTGGAGTACGAGTACCGCAACAAGGTGGAGTACAGCTTTTGGTTCGATACCGCGACAGAGCAGCTTAGTCTGGCTTTTTTCCGGCGGGGCAGCCACGGCAAAATTGCGATCGAAGCCACAAGTCTTGCCTCGCCAGCCATCACTGCAGTGTCACGACAGATACTTGCAGTACTGAACGCCCAGCAAATCGGTGGCCGCGACCTCAAAACACTCCTCATTCGTAGTAATAGGGCGGGGCAGACTGCATGGCAACTTTATGTCAAAAACGAAGATTTTGACGTAGCATCGCTCGTGCCTGCACTCGGCAACCTAGCCCAGTCTGGCGAAATTATCTACTCCAACCCCAAAAGCCCTGCAAGCGTGATCACCAAGCGACTGTACAGTGGCTCGACTATTGTGCTTGACGACACGATTCTCGATGTGCCGTTCCGCTATGCGACAGAAGGCTTTTTCCAGATTAATCTACCAGTTTACGAGCAAGCACTGCGCGACATGGGCGAGTGGGTACCAGATGGCAAACCAGCAGTCGATATGTATAGCGGGGTAGGAACGATCGGCCTCACTATTGGCGGTAACAACGTGACACTTGTGGAAGTCAACGAGCATGCCGTACGCGAGATGGAGCGCAATATTGCCGAACTGGACCGAACCGACAGCGCCAAAGCCGTCTTGGCTGCGAGCGAAAAAGCTCTCGACTATATTACAAGTGATACCACCATCATCGTTGATCCGCCTCGCGCCGGACTGCATGAAGATGTCATCGCAAAACTGCTCGAGGCTGCACCCGATCGTATCATCTACCTCAGCTGTAACCCTGTCACCCAAGCGCGCGACATCGCTCGGCTCGCCGAAGTGTATGGTATTCGCTGGCATCAGGGATATAATTTCTTCCCGCGTACACCACATATCGAGCATTTGGTAATTCTCAACAAGAAACCACAGACGTGA
- a CDS encoding PE-PPE domain-containing protein has product MENSSKLVTKDITPSGDFKNAEDEAIKSYANQGITNIEQYLEDEAAESNNTAAGHLHRALEARYDISGVVYSQNDQNRYDMHTTEIITKLSDADMAFASMDDAAREVFGKGVAAALYNHSTEESKTTALREVISLYRESHAAQQNSIETPEAVEENTHETSPDEKRAKLGKFSLSRMYWYAHARMAESAEKSYEKYSAKEDDSRAKRIGKYIMRNKVPLAMLTMMSGSAASKWAVETGALHDLIPMPSNYDQAHEIVQQSDIRLAANANIIVPTNGRGGGNTPNAVPLLGALGGKNAHIEGVTYPGAIQTLVTPEDSHTLDQSVTIASNKQYDIYEKNPGQKITYVGYSEGGVTQTVTEARIRKANGGELPANVHFVYIGTPGVEGGASENPYWDAIPAAIKKSQGIESFGNKSEGGPNVHYYKNESDFWAAASSASPIDMADKAVGTAFGGTHGAYGGNIPSTTERNTDGSLTTTYHGGNNVVNGYRLRSGIANALYQNQHIPVTKEMDEAILAMRGDENGNYNAAKITDTLAKAAERQQPGTGNFVRTALGPVLSQELVDAATKVQNAAPKAIAEITNPGASMGGTTELSTALTDGVKTISDALTGHNTAPSTEVATAPAASIPAYTAPSAPVLNNTAPAQMQQPIQQFTQQAAPIVEQFTAQVEKAVPQLAPQIAQGKAALSQFGIRLP; this is encoded by the coding sequence ATGGAAAATAGTTCGAAATTAGTCACAAAGGATATCACCCCATCTGGTGATTTCAAAAATGCTGAAGATGAAGCCATTAAGTCTTACGCTAATCAAGGCATCACAAACATTGAACAGTATTTAGAAGATGAGGCGGCTGAGAGTAATAATACCGCCGCAGGGCACCTCCATCGCGCGCTTGAGGCTCGCTACGACATTTCAGGTGTGGTTTATAGCCAGAATGATCAAAATCGTTATGACATGCACACAACCGAAATCATTACTAAATTGAGTGATGCTGACATGGCTTTTGCAAGTATGGACGATGCTGCGCGTGAAGTTTTTGGCAAAGGTGTGGCAGCTGCACTTTATAATCACAGCACCGAGGAATCAAAGACTACTGCGCTGCGTGAAGTAATATCTCTCTATCGCGAGTCCCATGCTGCTCAGCAAAACTCTATTGAAACACCCGAAGCAGTAGAAGAGAATACTCACGAGACATCTCCAGACGAAAAACGTGCTAAACTCGGCAAGTTTTCATTAAGCCGTATGTATTGGTATGCACATGCCCGTATGGCTGAAAGCGCCGAAAAATCGTATGAAAAATACTCAGCCAAAGAAGACGATTCTCGTGCGAAACGCATAGGCAAATATATTATGCGCAACAAGGTTCCTTTGGCGATGCTTACGATGATGAGCGGATCTGCTGCCTCTAAGTGGGCTGTTGAGACAGGTGCTCTGCACGATTTGATTCCAATGCCAAGCAACTACGATCAGGCTCATGAGATTGTTCAACAGTCGGATATTCGTCTTGCGGCAAATGCAAATATTATTGTTCCTACAAATGGACGTGGCGGTGGTAATACGCCAAACGCAGTACCACTTCTCGGTGCATTAGGTGGAAAAAATGCCCACATAGAAGGTGTCACTTACCCTGGTGCGATTCAGACACTCGTGACTCCGGAAGATTCACATACACTTGATCAATCTGTGACTATTGCTAGTAATAAGCAGTATGATATTTACGAGAAGAACCCAGGCCAAAAAATCACCTATGTCGGTTATTCGGAAGGTGGTGTAACACAAACCGTTACAGAAGCTCGTATTCGTAAGGCAAACGGTGGAGAACTCCCTGCCAATGTGCATTTCGTCTACATAGGAACACCTGGCGTTGAGGGCGGTGCATCAGAAAATCCCTATTGGGACGCGATTCCAGCTGCGATCAAAAAGTCTCAAGGCATAGAGAGTTTCGGTAATAAATCTGAAGGTGGCCCAAACGTACACTACTATAAAAACGAAAGCGATTTCTGGGCAGCAGCTAGCTCAGCCTCGCCTATTGATATGGCAGATAAAGCGGTCGGCACGGCATTTGGTGGCACGCATGGTGCCTATGGAGGGAACATTCCTAGCACTACGGAACGTAACACGGACGGTTCATTGACAACTACCTACCATGGCGGCAACAATGTTGTAAATGGCTACAGGTTGCGTAGCGGTATCGCGAATGCGCTGTATCAAAATCAGCATATCCCTGTCACGAAAGAAATGGATGAAGCAATTCTTGCGATGCGAGGTGACGAAAACGGCAACTATAACGCAGCTAAGATTACGGACACGCTCGCAAAGGCTGCTGAGCGCCAGCAGCCTGGTACCGGTAATTTTGTTCGTACTGCTTTGGGGCCTGTATTATCGCAGGAGCTAGTAGATGCTGCCACTAAAGTACAGAATGCGGCTCCAAAAGCGATCGCCGAGATTACCAACCCAGGAGCTTCTATGGGCGGAACGACCGAGCTGTCGACAGCACTTACAGACGGTGTGAAGACTATAAGTGATGCACTGACTGGTCACAATACAGCTCCATCTACAGAAGTTGCCACCGCACCAGCAGCTTCTATACCCGCCTATACTGCCCCTTCTGCACCGGTCCTGAATAATACTGCACCCGCTCAGATGCAACAGCCAATACAACAGTTTACACAACAGGCAGCACCGATAGTAGAGCAGTTTACTGCACAAGTAGAGAAAGCAGTACCCCAATTAGCACCTCAAATTGCTCAAGGCAAGGCAGCTCTTAGCCAGTTCGGTATACGTCTCCCTTAG
- a CDS encoding alpha amylase C-terminal domain-containing protein, translating into MVKKLMQLDPWLEPYGDKLKARHWHILENSRRILGGKSATEFALGYLYYGRHRTDGGWIMREWAPHANKIVLVGDFCDWQDDARYEFTRDGGDWLLELPDKLLQHGDNYKLHVYWDGGDGYRIPAYARYVVQDDETKLFAAQIWQPKQEFKWTDRGFRSPADPPLIYEAHVGMSSEREEVASYAYFTREVLPRIKRVGYNTVQLMAVAEHPYYGSFGYHVANYFAPSSRFGTPDELKALVNTAHAMGLRVIMDIVHSHSVKNEAEGLSRFDGSYSQYFHEGERGHHRQWDSRTFDYGKPEVAHFLLSNVRYWLDEYHFDGYRFDGVTSMLYYSHGLEKSYSSYDDYFDGDVDLDALTYLTLANAVVHGVKKHAITIAEDMSALPGLAAPIDVDGIGFDYRLSMGVPDLWIKTLKEKKDEDWDLTHLLHELTAHRPEERTISYAESHDQALVGDKTLIFRLADADMYDHMLASDTDLVVERAVALHKLIRLLTASTHSGGYLTFMGNEYGHPEWIDFPRPGNGWSYQYARRQWSLADDANLKYSQLGSFDQALTTLLRDVDGEVDYRYIHQGDGVLSYMRGNYLFAYNFSPAQSYTDYGVPAPNGKYTAVLSSDSKEFGGQGRVDSHVAYMATSGQLMLYLPARTALVLRRDK; encoded by the coding sequence ATGGTTAAAAAACTCATGCAACTCGACCCCTGGCTTGAGCCATATGGCGACAAGCTCAAGGCGCGTCACTGGCATATCTTAGAAAATTCGCGCCGTATCTTGGGTGGAAAATCCGCGACCGAATTCGCGTTAGGATATCTATACTACGGCCGGCACCGCACCGACGGTGGCTGGATCATGCGCGAATGGGCACCGCATGCGAACAAGATCGTCCTTGTCGGTGATTTCTGCGACTGGCAAGATGACGCGCGATACGAATTCACCCGCGACGGAGGCGATTGGCTCTTGGAGTTACCCGACAAGCTACTGCAGCACGGTGATAACTATAAACTGCACGTCTACTGGGACGGCGGCGATGGCTACCGTATCCCTGCGTATGCGCGCTACGTTGTACAAGACGACGAGACGAAGCTTTTTGCCGCGCAGATTTGGCAGCCGAAGCAAGAATTCAAGTGGACGGACCGTGGCTTTCGGTCACCCGCCGATCCTCCGCTCATCTACGAAGCACACGTGGGCATGAGTAGCGAGCGCGAAGAAGTTGCTAGCTATGCCTACTTCACACGCGAAGTGCTGCCCCGTATCAAGAGAGTCGGCTATAATACTGTGCAGCTCATGGCCGTGGCCGAACACCCCTACTATGGCAGCTTTGGGTATCATGTTGCCAACTATTTCGCCCCTAGCTCACGCTTTGGCACGCCAGACGAGCTCAAGGCACTCGTCAACACGGCGCACGCTATGGGACTGCGTGTGATCATGGATATCGTACACTCGCACTCGGTGAAGAATGAGGCCGAAGGTCTAAGTCGGTTTGACGGTAGCTACAGTCAGTACTTCCATGAGGGTGAGCGCGGACATCATCGCCAATGGGATTCGCGTACATTTGACTACGGTAAGCCCGAGGTAGCGCATTTTCTCCTCAGCAACGTGCGCTATTGGCTCGACGAATACCATTTCGACGGCTACCGTTTCGACGGCGTGACAAGCATGCTCTACTATAGTCACGGCCTAGAGAAATCATATAGTAGCTACGATGACTACTTCGATGGCGATGTAGATCTCGATGCACTCACCTATCTCACGCTCGCAAACGCCGTAGTGCACGGGGTAAAGAAGCATGCTATTACTATCGCTGAAGACATGAGTGCGCTGCCTGGTCTCGCCGCTCCTATAGATGTCGATGGTATTGGGTTCGACTACCGCCTGAGCATGGGGGTGCCTGATCTCTGGATCAAAACACTCAAGGAGAAGAAGGATGAAGATTGGGATCTCACGCATTTGCTTCACGAGCTCACCGCACATCGGCCAGAGGAGCGGACGATTAGCTACGCCGAGAGTCACGATCAAGCGCTCGTGGGCGACAAAACGCTGATATTTCGCCTGGCGGACGCCGATATGTACGACCACATGCTGGCGAGCGACACCGATCTAGTAGTGGAGCGCGCGGTCGCCTTGCATAAGCTCATCCGGTTGCTTACTGCTAGTACGCATAGTGGTGGCTATCTCACGTTTATGGGCAACGAATACGGGCATCCGGAGTGGATCGATTTTCCGCGTCCAGGCAACGGGTGGTCATACCAGTATGCGCGCCGCCAATGGAGCTTGGCAGACGATGCGAACTTGAAGTATTCGCAGCTTGGTAGCTTCGACCAGGCACTCACGACACTCCTGCGCGATGTAGACGGCGAGGTGGATTACCGCTATATCCACCAGGGCGACGGTGTGCTGTCGTATATGCGTGGCAACTATCTGTTTGCCTATAATTTCTCGCCTGCCCAGTCGTATACAGACTACGGAGTGCCTGCACCAAATGGCAAATATACCGCGGTACTCTCGAGCGACAGTAAGGAGTTTGGCGGCCAGGGTCGCGTCGATAGCCATGTCGCTTACATGGCCACTTCTGGCCAGCTCATGCTGTACCTGCCTGCACGCACAGCCTTAGTACTACGCCGGGATAAATAG
- a CDS encoding S1 family peptidase, producing the protein MIPIVSARSIRAWLVGLIGAAILVGLIGAISHGAGEASAAPAPVIGVGVKVIPQGGGGCNVATVSGRTFDFAGHCGKVNDRITDANGQYVGTVIRSTTYPDGSGVSANYADIATVQMAPNVIVRDEVPVKGVGQPRHGSTVCKHGHGIANKVRQCGTVVAITKFGIVIKGMAVTPFDSGSPVIDANDEVVGIISGSPSLIDAALSAARALGIPVPDGASVATRADYELVG; encoded by the coding sequence ATGATTCCCATTGTCAGTGCCAGAAGTATTCGAGCGTGGCTCGTCGGACTGATCGGCGCAGCAATTCTCGTCGGACTGATCGGCGCTATTTCCCACGGTGCAGGCGAGGCAAGTGCCGCACCTGCACCTGTGATTGGCGTCGGTGTCAAGGTCATCCCCCAGGGCGGGGGCGGCTGCAACGTCGCCACTGTCAGTGGCAGGACTTTTGATTTCGCAGGTCACTGTGGCAAAGTCAATGACAGAATCACCGATGCCAACGGCCAGTATGTCGGCACAGTCATTCGCAGCACTACCTACCCAGACGGAAGTGGTGTGAGTGCCAATTACGCCGACATCGCCACCGTACAGATGGCGCCGAACGTTATCGTACGCGACGAGGTGCCGGTCAAAGGCGTCGGACAGCCGCGCCACGGTTCCACTGTGTGCAAACACGGCCACGGAATTGCCAACAAGGTCCGCCAGTGCGGCACCGTCGTTGCAATCACCAAGTTCGGGATCGTCATCAAGGGCATGGCTGTCACGCCATTCGACTCCGGCTCGCCGGTGATTGATGCTAACGACGAAGTCGTCGGCATCATCAGCGGCTCACCATCTCTGATCGACGCAGCCCTCAGTGCAGCTCGTGCTCTAGGCATACCTGTGCCCGATGGCGCTAGTGTCGCCACTCGAGCAGACTACGAGCTCGTCGGCTGA